In one Bacteroidota bacterium genomic region, the following are encoded:
- a CDS encoding glycosyltransferase family 39 protein codes for MRWLRSYQDVLLIVLVGFILRVSLVGYLHLQGYTGDEREYVSLATKLAQGQPFIDSNGEWSTKAPLWPFLLSVVFRVLGDGLLAPHVLGCVLGGLAIWLGFVLTLDLSGRRFVALIAAAFIALYPGLVIYSTLLQTESLYIVFVLASFILLERQRKHPTIATGALIGILAGFATLTRAVFFGFFIFLIAVLLVAYRKQPGVYAGSLAVAIVAWLIVLTPWTIRNYNVHGEFVPISSWGGISLLLGNNPYSTGTWSSKPGFEEWFRLRAAEHNLNLTRSTETERSALGRKLAIEYVLSEPGNAATLALKKFYMHWIYPISNTDSDTRLQAVCVAGDMVMYVFAGFGLMTMGWKTRPFVPILLAVVFFTGMQVLLHCEARYRLPLMPVAAMFAAGGVALFADTKRMKEFFNIRRNRVVASSWVTVVGVVYAFTAWQFLEGSM; via the coding sequence ATGCGATGGCTCAGGTCATATCAAGATGTTCTGCTGATTGTTCTGGTCGGTTTTATCTTGAGAGTGAGTCTTGTTGGCTACTTGCATCTTCAAGGGTACACCGGCGATGAACGGGAATATGTTTCGCTGGCGACAAAACTTGCGCAGGGCCAGCCGTTTATTGATTCCAACGGCGAGTGGTCAACAAAGGCTCCCCTTTGGCCCTTTCTCTTGTCGGTTGTTTTTCGAGTGTTGGGAGATGGGCTGCTTGCCCCGCATGTGCTCGGATGCGTCCTCGGCGGATTGGCAATCTGGCTGGGATTTGTGCTGACTCTCGATTTGTCCGGCCGCAGGTTTGTTGCCCTGATTGCGGCCGCGTTCATTGCCCTATACCCGGGGCTTGTTATCTATTCGACGTTGCTTCAGACGGAATCGTTGTACATTGTCTTCGTTCTCGCTTCATTCATCTTGCTGGAACGCCAACGCAAACACCCGACGATTGCAACCGGAGCGTTGATAGGCATCCTTGCGGGCTTCGCCACATTGACGAGGGCTGTGTTCTTCGGCTTCTTTATTTTCCTGATTGCCGTGCTTCTTGTGGCGTATCGGAAACAACCCGGCGTGTATGCTGGCTCGTTGGCAGTTGCAATTGTTGCCTGGCTGATTGTTCTCACGCCGTGGACGATTCGTAACTATAATGTTCACGGCGAATTTGTTCCGATCTCCTCGTGGGGCGGAATCTCCCTGCTGCTCGGCAACAACCCGTATTCGACAGGAACATGGAGCAGTAAACCGGGCTTCGAGGAATGGTTCCGGTTGAGAGCGGCGGAACACAATCTGAATCTGACCAGATCAACGGAAACAGAAAGAAGTGCACTGGGCAGAAAGCTTGCTATCGAATATGTTCTGTCAGAACCGGGAAATGCGGCAACTCTTGCTCTGAAGAAATTCTATATGCACTGGATCTATCCCATCTCAAACACAGACTCGGATACGAGACTTCAGGCGGTGTGTGTTGCGGGCGATATGGTGATGTACGTGTTTGCGGGATTCGGATTGATGACGATGGGATGGAAGACAAGACCCTTCGTTCCGATCTTGCTAGCGGTGGTATTTTTTACAGGTATGCAAGTCTTGTTGCATTGCGAGGCGCGGTACAGGCTCCCGCTCATGCCAGTTGCAGCGATGTTCGCGGCAGGGGGCGTCGCGTTGTTCGCGGACACAAAAAGGATGAAGGAGTTTTTCAATATTCGTCGGAACCGGGTTGTTGCTTCGTCGTGGGTAACAGTCGTTGGTGTTGTCTATGCTTTCACGGCGTGGCAGTTTCTTGAAGGCAGTATGTGA
- the purD gene encoding phosphoribosylamine--glycine ligase produces the protein MKILVIGSGAREHALVWKIRQSPKVREIFCSPGNPGIGELAECLPMRATALEGLLDFAKRQQIDLTVVGPEQPLADGIVDLFEANGMKAFGPTKRAAELEWSKAFAKEFMERHGIPTARYKKFTASQSAEANDYLSRTTMPVVLKADGLAAGKGVLICSSHEQALASFEEMKRQFGSAGDTIVVEEFLEGEEASVFAICDGKDFVTLAPAQDHKRVFDGDRGKNTGGMGAYAPAPIVTPDILRDVEERIIKPTLAGMASEGRPYKGCLYVGLMITASGPRVIEYNCRFGDPETQVVLPLFNGDLVELFEATCEGRIETLRKDSLSAAYAQSAVCVVLASVGYPDEYPTGIEIDGLDELTGVNNVLVFHAGTKSQGGTLVTAGGRVLGVTALKSDLAGAIEDAYNAVGKISFAGAHYRRDIGKKAFVH, from the coding sequence ATGAAAATACTCGTCATCGGTTCCGGCGCTCGTGAGCATGCTTTGGTCTGGAAAATCAGGCAAAGCCCGAAGGTCAGGGAAATCTTCTGTTCGCCCGGAAACCCGGGCATCGGCGAACTTGCCGAGTGTCTGCCGATGCGGGCAACGGCACTTGAGGGACTTCTTGATTTTGCAAAGCGGCAACAAATCGACTTGACAGTTGTCGGCCCGGAACAACCTCTCGCAGACGGGATCGTTGACCTGTTCGAGGCAAATGGCATGAAGGCATTCGGCCCCACAAAGCGCGCAGCCGAACTCGAATGGAGCAAGGCGTTCGCCAAAGAATTCATGGAGCGGCACGGAATTCCAACGGCACGATACAAGAAATTCACCGCCTCGCAAAGTGCCGAAGCGAACGACTACCTCTCGCGTACCACCATGCCTGTTGTCTTGAAAGCAGACGGACTCGCGGCAGGAAAAGGCGTTCTCATCTGCTCTTCTCATGAACAGGCCCTTGCATCATTTGAAGAGATGAAACGGCAATTTGGTTCGGCAGGCGACACAATTGTTGTTGAAGAATTTCTTGAAGGCGAAGAAGCCTCCGTGTTTGCCATCTGTGATGGAAAGGATTTCGTCACGCTTGCACCGGCGCAGGATCACAAGCGCGTCTTCGATGGTGACAGAGGAAAGAACACCGGCGGAATGGGTGCCTACGCTCCGGCGCCGATCGTTACTCCTGACATTCTGCGCGACGTCGAAGAAAGGATCATCAAACCAACACTCGCCGGAATGGCGTCTGAAGGACGCCCGTACAAAGGATGTTTGTATGTTGGCCTGATGATCACGGCAAGCGGCCCGAGGGTCATTGAGTACAACTGCCGCTTCGGTGATCCGGAGACTCAGGTTGTCTTGCCGCTGTTCAACGGCGACCTTGTGGAATTGTTCGAAGCAACATGCGAAGGACGCATTGAAACATTGCGCAAGGACAGCTTGTCGGCGGCATACGCACAATCTGCTGTGTGTGTTGTGCTGGCTTCTGTCGGCTATCCTGATGAGTATCCGACAGGAATTGAAATCGATGGCCTTGATGAGTTGACGGGAGTGAACAATGTTCTGGTGTTTCACGCCGGAACGAAATCCCAGGGAGGCACCCTGGTTACTGCTGGGGGAAGGGTTCTCGGTGTAACAGCACTCAAATCCGATCTTGCCGGCGCGATCGAAGATGCATATAACGCGGTTGGCAAGATATCGTTTGCCGGTGCGCATTACCGCCGTGATATAGGCAAGAAGGCATTTGTGCATTGA
- a CDS encoding glycosyltransferase family 4 protein has product MTVRAQESPQTMDERRVLVIAYYFPPMGLSGVQRTLKFVKYFPEFGWKPTVLTVEPVGYFAHDDTLLKELEGRNVEIVRTNAAGPGKVLARKGTVKLPSERTRKFLSRVSDTFFIPDNKIGWKRKAVRKALELHQAKPFDLLFATAPPFTDFLIGAEIKSHLNIPLVFDYRDAWVEYPHKFYPTPYHKLRTIRLERNALKASSHVVTTNRNVKELLIKRHRFLGYNDVEIIPQGYDPDDFAAADADDVISRTNKMRITYAGVFWEDRVPTYFLQALHALFQEQPRLRDRIEALFIGKFRKENIKLVQKLGLKDSVIVVDYLPHRQCVNNLVASDVLWMIVGDNVGSPGKVYEYIGARKPILGCVPDGFMKQTILEAGGVVTAPNDVDAIKHAIEKFYRQYEEGTLRGPVQEVVEKYDRPKLTGKLVRLFESLLAV; this is encoded by the coding sequence GTGACAGTCCGAGCTCAAGAAAGTCCGCAGACGATGGACGAGCGACGGGTTCTTGTCATTGCCTACTACTTTCCTCCGATGGGATTGAGCGGAGTTCAACGGACGTTGAAATTTGTCAAGTACTTTCCCGAATTCGGATGGAAACCTACGGTGCTGACTGTCGAGCCTGTGGGCTACTTTGCGCATGATGATACGCTTCTGAAGGAGTTGGAGGGAAGGAATGTCGAAATCGTCCGCACAAACGCGGCTGGACCGGGGAAGGTTTTAGCGAGGAAGGGCACCGTGAAGCTCCCGTCGGAGCGCACGAGGAAATTCCTGAGTCGTGTCAGTGATACATTCTTCATTCCCGACAACAAGATCGGATGGAAACGGAAGGCGGTGCGGAAGGCGCTGGAGTTGCATCAAGCGAAACCGTTTGATCTGCTCTTTGCCACCGCCCCTCCGTTTACGGATTTTCTCATCGGAGCGGAGATCAAGTCCCATCTCAACATCCCGTTGGTGTTCGACTATCGGGACGCGTGGGTTGAGTATCCCCACAAATTCTACCCGACTCCCTATCACAAGTTGCGTACAATCCGGTTGGAACGGAACGCCCTGAAAGCAAGCAGCCATGTCGTCACAACCAATCGCAACGTGAAGGAGCTGTTGATCAAACGCCACCGCTTCCTGGGCTACAATGATGTCGAAATCATCCCGCAAGGCTATGATCCTGATGATTTTGCTGCGGCAGATGCCGATGATGTTATTTCCAGAACGAACAAGATGAGAATTACCTACGCCGGAGTCTTTTGGGAAGACAGAGTGCCAACGTACTTTCTGCAGGCGCTTCACGCGTTGTTTCAAGAGCAGCCGCGCCTCCGTGATCGCATCGAGGCGTTATTTATCGGAAAGTTCAGGAAGGAAAACATCAAACTCGTCCAAAAGCTTGGACTGAAAGATTCCGTCATTGTTGTTGATTATTTGCCCCATCGTCAATGTGTCAACAATCTTGTTGCATCGGATGTCTTGTGGATGATTGTCGGTGATAATGTCGGCTCACCCGGCAAGGTATATGAGTACATCGGTGCCCGCAAGCCGATTCTTGGTTGCGTGCCGGACGGGTTTATGAAGCAGACAATCCTCGAAGCCGGAGGAGTCGTAACGGCGCCAAACGATGTTGATGCCATCAAGCATGCCATAGAGAAATTCTATCGTCAGTATGAAGAGGGAACGTTGCGCGGCCCCGTGCAGGAGGTTGTTGAGAAATATGATCGGCCGAAATTGACAGGCAAGCTAGTCAGATTGTTTGAATCGCTGTTGGCAGTGTAG
- a CDS encoding aminopeptidase P family protein → MTHNRIVRVRQEVREKGLDAFIVSSLPHIRYLTGFTGSNALLIVTQRSSAFLSDVRYTLQASKEVKGCRRIIITHGGLYEEAAARALLSGAGKTGFESNQITYAQYRVLRRLFPETSFASTADIVENVMLVKDEMEIDNMRRAAKVSDKVFHEVLDMIRPGVAELEIAAEISYLHKRFGAQRDAFEIIVASGTRGAFPHARASRKKIRSGEFVTLDFGCVVDGYNSDITRTIAVGNVSSRAKRIYQVVKDAQQDAIDAARGSMWAKDLDAVARKRIERGGLGKYFNHSLGHGLGLQVHERPKVSQLSKERLRSGSVITIEPGVYVPDFGGVRIEDDVLLNDAGCHVLNEAPKELINL, encoded by the coding sequence ATGACACACAACAGAATTGTGCGTGTACGTCAAGAAGTGCGGGAAAAAGGGCTCGATGCGTTCATCGTCTCATCACTGCCGCATATCCGCTACCTGACGGGGTTTACCGGATCCAACGCCCTGCTCATCGTTACTCAGAGATCTTCGGCATTTCTCTCGGATGTACGTTACACGCTGCAAGCTTCAAAAGAGGTGAAGGGCTGCAGGCGCATCATCATCACACACGGGGGATTGTACGAAGAAGCCGCTGCGCGGGCATTGCTGAGCGGTGCCGGGAAAACGGGATTCGAATCCAACCAGATCACCTACGCGCAATACAGGGTTCTGCGACGGCTCTTTCCTGAGACCTCGTTTGCTTCAACGGCCGACATTGTCGAGAACGTGATGTTGGTGAAAGACGAGATGGAGATTGACAATATGCGCCGTGCTGCAAAGGTTTCCGACAAGGTCTTCCACGAAGTGCTGGATATGATCCGGCCGGGAGTAGCGGAGCTGGAAATTGCGGCAGAGATTTCCTATCTCCACAAACGCTTCGGTGCCCAGCGTGATGCGTTTGAAATTATTGTCGCCAGCGGCACACGCGGAGCGTTTCCGCACGCCCGCGCAAGCAGAAAGAAAATCCGTTCCGGCGAATTCGTCACGCTCGATTTCGGTTGTGTGGTCGACGGATACAACTCGGATATCACAAGAACTATTGCCGTTGGCAATGTGAGTTCCCGTGCAAAGAGAATATACCAGGTTGTGAAGGACGCGCAGCAGGATGCCATTGATGCTGCCCGGGGCTCGATGTGGGCAAAAGACCTTGATGCAGTTGCACGGAAGCGCATTGAACGGGGCGGACTCGGCAAGTACTTCAATCACTCGCTCGGTCACGGACTCGGCTTGCAGGTTCACGAGCGCCCGAAAGTGTCACAGTTGAGCAAGGAACGGTTGCGCAGCGGCAGTGTAATCACTATTGAGCCCGGAGTGTATGTGCCCGACTTCGGCGGCGTTCGGATCGAAGATGATGTGTTACTGAATGATGCCGGCTGCCACGTTCTCAACGAGGCTCCGAAAGAGCTTATCAATCTGTAA
- the guaB gene encoding IMP dehydrogenase, whose protein sequence is MKDKVLFEALTYDDVLLVPAKSNVLPREVDIRTKLTRNITLNVPLVSAAMDTVTESGMAIAMAREGGIGILHKNMSIARQAEEVLLVKRSESGMILEPVTVRANLKVRDVLKLMKKYSISGIPVVDGGGKLIGIITNRDLRFEPDEDALVVDIMTKDNLVTAPQGTSLEQAERILQKHKVEKLPVVDKSGVLKGLITFKDILKKRKHPYACKDKHGRLRVGAAVGVTADILQRVAELMKADVDVIVIDTAHGHSRGVLDAVGKVRKKFPRLDLIAGNVGTAEATRDMIKAGVDAVKVGIGPGSICTTRVVAGVGVPQVSAIMACAKVAARAGIPIVADGGIKQTGDIAKAIAAGADTIMIGGLFAGVDESPGEKVLYEGRSYKIYRGMGSLSAMKEGSRDRYFQDAEDDIQKLVPEGIEGRVPYKGPLEDTIYQMVGGLRAAMGYCGCATINEMKKNGKFVRMTDAGLRESHPHDIAITKEAPNYHG, encoded by the coding sequence GTGAAAGATAAAGTCCTTTTTGAAGCCCTCACGTACGATGATGTTCTTCTCGTTCCTGCAAAATCCAACGTTCTGCCGCGTGAAGTCGACATCCGCACAAAACTGACGCGCAACATTACGCTCAATGTGCCGCTCGTCAGCGCGGCGATGGATACGGTGACAGAATCCGGAATGGCGATTGCCATGGCGCGCGAAGGGGGCATCGGCATTCTTCACAAGAACATGTCGATCGCCCGTCAGGCCGAGGAAGTGCTTCTCGTGAAGCGCTCCGAAAGCGGCATGATCCTCGAACCGGTTACCGTTCGGGCAAACCTGAAGGTCCGGGATGTGCTGAAATTGATGAAGAAGTACTCAATTTCAGGCATTCCCGTTGTCGATGGGGGTGGAAAGCTCATCGGAATCATTACCAATCGGGATTTGAGATTCGAGCCTGACGAAGACGCACTGGTTGTCGACATCATGACCAAGGACAACCTGGTTACCGCGCCACAGGGAACAAGTCTTGAACAAGCCGAGCGAATTCTTCAAAAGCATAAAGTCGAGAAGCTGCCGGTTGTTGACAAGAGCGGGGTACTGAAGGGTTTGATCACATTCAAAGACATCCTGAAAAAGCGAAAACATCCGTACGCTTGCAAGGACAAGCACGGACGTTTGCGCGTCGGGGCCGCTGTCGGAGTAACAGCCGACATTCTCCAGCGGGTCGCGGAACTCATGAAAGCCGATGTTGACGTTATCGTGATTGATACTGCACACGGCCATTCGCGCGGAGTTCTTGATGCGGTAGGCAAAGTCAGAAAGAAGTTTCCAAGGCTCGACTTGATTGCCGGAAATGTCGGCACGGCCGAAGCGACTCGCGATATGATTAAAGCAGGAGTCGATGCCGTGAAGGTTGGTATCGGGCCGGGTTCGATTTGCACGACGCGCGTAGTTGCGGGTGTCGGCGTTCCGCAAGTCTCGGCTATCATGGCTTGCGCGAAAGTGGCTGCACGCGCAGGCATTCCCATAGTTGCCGACGGCGGCATCAAGCAAACAGGCGATATTGCCAAAGCGATAGCTGCCGGTGCAGATACGATCATGATCGGCGGATTATTTGCCGGCGTTGATGAAAGTCCGGGCGAAAAAGTTCTCTACGAAGGCCGCAGTTACAAGATCTATCGCGGGATGGGCTCCCTCAGCGCCATGAAGGAAGGCAGCAGGGATCGCTACTTCCAGGATGCTGAAGATGATATTCAGAAACTCGTGCCCGAAGGGATCGAGGGCCGCGTTCCCTACAAAGGCCCTCTTGAAGACACCATCTATCAGATGGTCGGAGGATTGCGTGCCGCGATGGGATACTGCGGTTGTGCGACTATTAACGAGATGAAGAAGAACGGGAAGTTTGTGCGAATGACAGATGCCGGGTTGCGCGAAAGTCACCCGCACGACATTGCCATTACCAAAGAAGCCCCGAATTACCACGGATGA
- a CDS encoding acyl-CoA dehydrogenase family protein: MQKFQGVDYMNLDSLLSEEELLVRNTVREFVDDNVIPIIEKHARAGTFPMDLVTKMADLGLFGSTLPAKYGCAEMNNVAYGLVMQELERGDSGVRSFASVQSSLVMFPIFAYGSEKQKDYWLPRLAKGEAIGCFGLTEPDFGSNPGGMITRAEETSDGYVLNGAKMWITNGTLADVAVVWAKLKGVVRGFLVEKGTKGFSAPEMKGKHSLRASVTSELILQDVFIPKENILPNGEGLKLPLSCLSQARYGIAWGAIGAAMACYDSALNYAKTRIQFDKPIASFQLTQEKLVHMLNEITKAQLLCLQLGRLKDSGKVRFQQISFAKRNNVYHALQIAREARSILGANGILDEYPVMRHAANLESVITYEGTHEMHTLIVGEDITGIPAFV; the protein is encoded by the coding sequence ATGCAGAAGTTTCAGGGAGTAGACTATATGAACTTAGATAGCCTTCTTTCTGAAGAAGAGCTTCTTGTTCGCAACACGGTCCGCGAGTTTGTTGATGATAATGTCATTCCGATTATCGAGAAGCATGCACGCGCCGGAACATTCCCGATGGATCTTGTAACAAAGATGGCTGACCTCGGATTGTTCGGCTCCACACTCCCCGCGAAATACGGCTGTGCCGAAATGAATAACGTTGCCTACGGCTTGGTAATGCAGGAACTTGAACGGGGTGATAGCGGTGTTCGCAGCTTTGCTTCCGTGCAAAGTTCATTGGTCATGTTTCCGATTTTTGCCTACGGCTCCGAAAAGCAGAAGGACTACTGGCTTCCTCGACTCGCAAAAGGCGAGGCAATAGGTTGCTTCGGATTGACCGAACCGGACTTCGGTTCAAATCCCGGCGGCATGATAACGCGTGCTGAGGAAACGAGTGACGGCTATGTTCTCAATGGCGCAAAAATGTGGATCACAAACGGCACCCTTGCCGATGTTGCAGTGGTGTGGGCGAAGTTGAAGGGCGTTGTTCGCGGATTTCTTGTTGAGAAGGGGACAAAAGGATTTTCAGCTCCCGAGATGAAGGGGAAGCACTCGCTTCGCGCATCTGTTACGTCGGAATTGATTCTGCAAGATGTCTTTATCCCGAAAGAAAATATTCTGCCTAACGGAGAAGGATTGAAACTGCCTCTAAGTTGCTTGTCGCAAGCCCGGTACGGAATTGCGTGGGGCGCAATCGGTGCGGCGATGGCTTGTTACGACTCGGCATTAAACTACGCAAAAACACGCATCCAGTTCGACAAGCCGATTGCATCCTTCCAGCTAACGCAGGAGAAGCTTGTTCATATGCTGAATGAGATTACGAAGGCGCAACTCCTCTGCCTCCAACTTGGCAGATTGAAAGATTCCGGGAAAGTCCGCTTTCAGCAAATCTCTTTCGCGAAGCGAAACAACGTCTATCACGCATTACAGATTGCCCGTGAAGCACGCAGCATTCTCGGGGCAAACGGAATTCTTGATGAATATCCCGTTATGCGACATGCGGCGAATCTTGAATCCGTAATCACGTACGAAGGGACGCATGAGATGCATACGCTGATTGTCGGAGAGGATATTACTGGAATTCCTGCATTTGTATAG
- a CDS encoding sigma-54-dependent Fis family transcriptional regulator: MAKKYNLLIVDDEEYLRTLLESELGDSDEFTVDTAADGSQAINKIQQKVYDVLLLDIKMPRVSGIEVLQFVQEYSPTTQVIILTNYADIKTAIQTIKMGAYDFLAKPYDIDELFNTIHRAIERKELFIDNKLMKSELVRKGGSNELIGQSPAFLKMIESAERFANSDSFVLIQGASGTGKELVASFVHRKSPRNNRPFVAVNCASIPDSLLETELFGHEKGAFTNAYTSKQGLVEVANGGTLFLDEVADISPAIQPKLLRFLESGEFRRVGGTNVLTVDVRVVSASNKDLREEVATGRFREDLLYRLNVVTLQVPSLKERKEDIPFLADYFMQKKGRLRDPKRLAPATIDLLMNYDWPGNVRELEHVLEGAVLLSSGEVIEPSDLSMHIQRSDKLFALYESDDATSNSSHKTIPLEELERRHIEQTLRRNNLNRGKTAAELGISKKTLYLKLKKYGFSDE, encoded by the coding sequence ATGGCAAAAAAGTACAATCTGCTCATTGTCGATGACGAAGAATATCTTCGCACGCTTCTCGAAAGCGAACTCGGCGACTCCGACGAATTCACCGTGGATACCGCCGCCGACGGAAGCCAGGCAATCAACAAGATTCAGCAAAAAGTCTATGATGTTTTGCTGCTCGATATTAAGATGCCGCGGGTAAGCGGCATCGAGGTTCTGCAGTTCGTTCAGGAATATTCGCCTACCACCCAGGTTATCATCCTTACCAACTACGCCGACATTAAAACGGCTATCCAGACTATCAAGATGGGAGCGTACGATTTTCTCGCCAAGCCGTACGATATCGACGAACTGTTCAACACTATTCACCGCGCAATCGAGCGAAAAGAACTTTTCATCGACAACAAGTTGATGAAAAGCGAGCTGGTAAGGAAGGGAGGGTCGAACGAACTGATCGGACAAAGTCCCGCCTTCCTCAAAATGATTGAAAGCGCGGAGCGATTCGCGAACAGCGACTCATTTGTTCTGATTCAGGGAGCGAGCGGTACAGGGAAGGAACTGGTGGCAAGCTTCGTTCATCGGAAGAGTCCCCGCAATAATCGCCCGTTTGTGGCTGTGAACTGCGCTTCCATTCCGGATTCGTTACTCGAGACTGAGCTCTTCGGACACGAAAAGGGAGCATTCACGAACGCCTACACATCGAAGCAAGGGTTAGTGGAAGTTGCCAACGGGGGTACGCTCTTTCTTGATGAAGTCGCAGATATAAGCCCGGCAATACAACCGAAACTTCTGCGCTTTCTTGAAAGCGGCGAGTTCCGTCGCGTGGGAGGAACAAATGTGCTTACGGTGGATGTCCGCGTTGTCAGTGCTTCCAACAAGGATTTGCGTGAAGAGGTTGCAACCGGGCGCTTTCGCGAGGATTTGCTGTATCGCCTGAATGTTGTAACGCTCCAGGTTCCGTCGTTGAAGGAACGCAAAGAAGACATCCCGTTTCTTGCCGATTATTTCATGCAAAAGAAAGGAAGACTGAGAGATCCGAAACGGCTGGCTCCGGCGACGATCGATTTGTTGATGAACTATGACTGGCCGGGCAATGTCCGTGAATTGGAGCATGTGCTGGAAGGAGCTGTGCTCCTTTCCAGCGGAGAGGTTATCGAACCGTCCGACCTTTCGATGCACATTCAGCGAAGCGACAAGCTCTTCGCATTGTATGAATCCGACGATGCTACTTCTAATTCCTCGCACAAAACAATTCCCCTTGAAGAGCTTGAACGGCGGCATATTGAGCAGACACTCAGGCGAAACAATCTGAATCGAGGCAAGACCGCCGCCGAGCTTGGCATCTCCAAAAAAACCCTCTACCTTAAGCTCAAGAAATACGGCTTCAGCGACGAGTGA
- a CDS encoding response regulator: MAEKRKILVVDDEDALRTVLSAELNSEGYDVGTAADGMEALDELRKGAYDLVLLDIKMPNMNGFEVLKVIKEKHTSTKVIMLTGFADLKNAIESKKLGAEDFVSKPYDLVDLLTTIDRVMSE; the protein is encoded by the coding sequence ATGGCTGAAAAGCGAAAAATTCTCGTGGTTGATGATGAGGATGCATTGCGAACGGTGCTCAGCGCCGAACTCAACAGCGAGGGCTACGACGTCGGAACCGCCGCCGATGGAATGGAAGCGCTTGATGAACTGAGAAAAGGCGCGTATGATTTGGTGCTCCTTGATATCAAAATGCCGAATATGAACGGCTTCGAAGTGCTGAAAGTCATCAAGGAAAAACATACCAGCACCAAGGTCATTATGTTGACGGGTTTTGCCGACCTCAAGAATGCCATAGAGTCCAAAAAACTTGGTGCCGAAGACTTTGTCAGCAAGCCGTATGATCTTGTTGACCTTCTTACCACTATTGACCGCGTGATGAGTGAGTAG
- a CDS encoding response regulator, producing METPATINVLFVDNDTSYMAVAHHLLSKYQGKRFNVVWKHDGQSALAELKSNPSLEIIIIDYYLPEKSGLEVTREIREQQIDTPIVFLTSNKDFRLAIEVMKYGVEDYVIKDEAMDTVLPRTIVNSLERVYLKRKIAEQQKAELIAKKRTDAIKELVVTVCHEFNNPLAAIKISTDILLRQQLIPQEKKMVQDLDNNIAIVEKEINKLRDINYDKVEFLKSSPQ from the coding sequence ATGGAAACGCCCGCGACCATCAACGTCTTGTTTGTCGACAATGATACGAGCTACATGGCTGTAGCACATCACCTGCTATCGAAATATCAGGGGAAGAGGTTCAATGTCGTCTGGAAGCATGACGGCCAATCGGCACTTGCTGAACTGAAGAGTAACCCTTCTCTCGAAATTATTATCATCGACTACTACCTGCCGGAAAAAAGCGGCCTGGAAGTCACACGGGAAATCCGCGAACAACAGATTGATACCCCCATCGTATTTCTGACATCCAACAAGGATTTTCGACTTGCCATCGAAGTCATGAAATACGGTGTCGAGGATTATGTGATCAAGGATGAGGCGATGGACACCGTTCTTCCCCGCACCATCGTCAACAGCCTCGAGCGGGTGTACCTCAAAAGAAAAATCGCTGAGCAACAAAAGGCTGAGTTGATTGCAAAGAAACGAACAGACGCCATCAAAGAACTCGTCGTCACTGTTTGCCATGAATTCAACAACCCGCTGGCTGCAATCAAAATTTCCACTGATATCCTGTTGCGACAGCAACTCATACCGCAGGAGAAGAAGATGGTTCAGGACCTCGACAACAATATCGCGATCGTCGAGAAGGAGATTAACAAGCTGCGTGACATCAATTACGACAAGGTGGAATTCCTGAAAAGCTCGCCGCAGTGA